One segment of Agromyces albus DNA contains the following:
- a CDS encoding LysR family transcriptional regulator encodes MDLRQMEYLVALADEQQFTRAAAVCSVSQSGLSAAIRSLEDELGTTLFARTTRRVEPTDAGLALLPFARAMLAQATAGRDAVVRATNELSGALRVGAEQCLGIVDVPSLLERFRRRYPLVDIHFTQAGSHDLVAQVRDGELDVAFVATTDHLTRVSSTELGRWPVVLLCPPEHPLAASTRVDWTDLRDLDFIDFQESWAVRSLNEASCAAQGVGRRVRCTVNDVHTLLDLIHRGLGVALVPQHVAAKPQAAGLVSVQLPQSSTPQWVVSAITGSPVAASAPLLLEILDAELRRTVVEPDPRQLQPSA; translated from the coding sequence ATGGATCTGCGCCAGATGGAGTACCTCGTCGCTCTCGCCGACGAGCAGCAGTTCACCCGGGCTGCAGCGGTGTGCAGCGTCTCGCAATCGGGACTCTCCGCCGCGATCCGCAGCCTCGAAGACGAACTCGGCACCACGCTGTTCGCGCGTACGACCCGACGAGTCGAGCCGACGGATGCCGGACTCGCGCTGCTCCCCTTCGCCCGCGCCATGCTCGCCCAGGCCACCGCCGGCCGCGATGCCGTCGTGCGCGCGACGAACGAGCTCTCGGGTGCACTGCGTGTGGGAGCCGAGCAGTGCCTCGGCATCGTCGATGTGCCGTCGCTGCTCGAGCGGTTCCGGCGCCGCTACCCGCTCGTCGACATCCACTTCACCCAGGCCGGCTCGCACGACCTCGTCGCACAGGTGCGCGACGGCGAGCTCGACGTCGCCTTCGTCGCCACCACCGATCACCTCACCCGTGTGTCGAGCACCGAGCTCGGCCGGTGGCCGGTCGTGCTGCTGTGCCCTCCGGAGCATCCGCTGGCCGCTTCGACGCGCGTCGACTGGACCGACCTGCGCGACCTCGACTTCATCGACTTCCAGGAGTCGTGGGCGGTGCGCTCGCTCAACGAGGCCTCGTGCGCCGCCCAGGGCGTGGGCCGGCGCGTGCGCTGCACGGTCAACGACGTGCACACGCTGCTCGACCTGATCCACCGCGGGCTCGGCGTCGCGCTCGTGCCGCAGCACGTCGCGGCCAAGCCGCAGGCGGCCGGGCTCGTATCGGTGCAGCTGCCGCAGAGTTCGACGCCGCAATGGGTCGTGTCGGCCATCACGGGCAGCCCGGTCGCGGCATCCGCTCCGCTCCTGCTCGAGATCCTCGACGCCGAGCTGCGCCGCACGGTGGTCGAGCCAGACCCCCGGCAGCTGCAGCCGTCGGCGTAG
- a CDS encoding phosphotransferase family protein: MSPQTCGSGWNAEGVSPTSDAIRRAFPDSEIIPRSGGELHNVFEVRRTAADPLIVKVYAPEWAGKQAKEVYVYNLLATQLADAVPRVVEVVDNFTTLTKLDGVPLSETDPPDWRATYEQLGRLLKAIHRIEQPAYGYLTDEIHDPLPDNTQYMRRQFAKKLREFEGLKGDPALHKGIQQFVETHAELLESNTTPTLCHNDFHEGNVLVDPATWRVTGFIDVENAIAADPLMDLAKTQAYSIRGNEEKLAGLLDGYGELPPDWRERTTLYRLYHTLELWDWFASRGTTAHLDGIARDMARIVDS; encoded by the coding sequence GTGTCTCCCCAGACGTGCGGATCTGGCTGGAATGCTGAAGGCGTGTCGCCAACATCTGACGCCATCAGGCGAGCGTTTCCGGACAGCGAGATCATCCCGCGCAGCGGCGGCGAGCTGCACAACGTCTTCGAGGTACGACGAACGGCCGCCGATCCACTGATCGTCAAGGTGTACGCACCCGAATGGGCCGGGAAACAGGCCAAGGAGGTCTACGTGTACAACCTCCTCGCCACCCAGCTGGCCGATGCGGTCCCGCGCGTCGTCGAGGTTGTCGACAACTTCACCACGCTCACGAAGCTCGACGGCGTACCGCTGTCCGAGACCGATCCGCCCGATTGGCGAGCGACGTACGAGCAACTCGGACGACTCCTCAAGGCGATCCATCGCATCGAGCAACCGGCGTACGGCTATCTCACCGACGAGATCCACGATCCGCTGCCGGACAACACGCAGTACATGCGGCGCCAGTTCGCCAAGAAACTCAGGGAATTCGAGGGCCTGAAGGGCGATCCCGCACTGCACAAGGGCATCCAGCAGTTCGTCGAGACACACGCCGAACTCCTCGAGTCCAACACGACGCCGACCCTGTGTCACAACGATTTTCACGAGGGCAACGTGCTGGTGGATCCGGCGACCTGGCGCGTCACCGGGTTCATCGACGTCGAGAACGCGATCGCCGCCGACCCGCTGATGGATCTCGCCAAGACGCAGGCCTATTCCATCCGCGGGAACGAGGAGAAGCTCGCCGGCCTGCTCGACGGGTACGGCGAGTTGCCGCCGGACTGGCGGGAACGGACCACGCTCTACCGGCTCTACCATACGCTCGAACTCTGGGACTGGTTCGCTTCGAGAGGCACCACCGCTCACCTCGACGGCATCGCCCGGGACATGGCCCGGATCGTCGACAGCTAG
- a CDS encoding GNAT family N-acetyltransferase, which yields MTRALAPTHRVPAQPLVWRRPSSQLLDLLRRLPLRRPRWMRGPRLERVVTAPRIETPRLKLRPHRSADASAWYVLQSDPNVLRYLPWPPRSRRASRRHLRHRTRHIRLEQAGDFLALAVELDGRLIGDVSLHLREVDPRGRRAEIGWLIGTEWAGRGFATEAARAMLKFAFDTLEARYVTAVMDPDNERSHVLARRLGFLDIADAGGERTLLLSREQFRRCSQRRDSV from the coding sequence ATGACACGAGCTCTCGCCCCGACCCACCGGGTGCCGGCGCAGCCTCTCGTCTGGCGCCGGCCCTCGTCGCAGCTCCTCGACCTGTTGCGTCGCCTGCCCCTCCGAAGGCCCCGCTGGATGCGCGGCCCTCGCCTCGAGCGCGTCGTCACGGCGCCGCGAATCGAGACCCCGCGACTCAAGTTGCGTCCCCATCGCTCGGCGGACGCGAGCGCCTGGTATGTCCTCCAGTCGGACCCGAACGTGCTCCGGTACCTGCCGTGGCCGCCCCGATCGCGCCGAGCCTCGCGTCGCCATCTGCGCCACCGCACTCGCCACATCCGGCTCGAGCAGGCAGGTGACTTCCTGGCGCTCGCCGTGGAACTCGACGGCCGACTCATCGGCGACGTCTCGCTGCACCTGCGCGAGGTGGATCCCCGTGGCCGTCGTGCGGAGATCGGCTGGCTCATCGGCACGGAATGGGCCGGCCGCGGGTTCGCGACGGAAGCCGCACGCGCGATGCTCAAGTTCGCGTTCGACACGCTCGAGGCGCGGTACGTGACCGCGGTGATGGATCCCGACAACGAGCGCTCGCACGTCCTCGCGCGTCGCTTGGGCTTCCTCGACATCGCCGACGCCGGAGGTGAGCGAACGCTCCTGCTCAGTCGCGAGCAGTTCCGGCGCTGCTCACAGCGACGCGACTCCGTCTGA
- a CDS encoding NAD(P)H-binding protein yields MQASRVAITGGTGFVGRHLAERMPPGNAVVISRRTGVDVEDVEALTAAFAGCDVVAHLAGINREIGDQTYERVHVRGTATVVEAAKRAGVRKIIMLSFLRARPSCGSPYHESKWAAEELIRASGLDYTILKAGMIYGRGDHLVDHLSRTVQTIPVFATVGFREKPIRPIPIEDLVDVLEAAVNGRMPRETVAVVGAEQLLLSKAVRRVAAVLGRRVVVVPAPVWALYALAQLTELTMTVPLVAKAQVRMLAEGVVDAAPPAASVPDDLMPRRRFTAERIRSALPEPGGFGLRDLRLFADR; encoded by the coding sequence ATGCAGGCATCACGTGTCGCCATCACGGGCGGAACCGGCTTCGTCGGCCGCCACCTCGCCGAGCGGATGCCGCCGGGCAACGCCGTCGTCATCTCCCGCCGCACGGGTGTCGACGTCGAAGACGTCGAGGCGCTCACCGCCGCGTTCGCCGGTTGCGACGTCGTGGCGCACCTCGCCGGCATCAACCGGGAGATCGGCGACCAGACGTACGAGCGCGTGCACGTGCGCGGCACCGCAACCGTGGTCGAAGCGGCGAAGCGCGCGGGAGTGCGCAAGATCATCATGCTGAGCTTCCTGCGTGCCCGCCCATCATGCGGGTCGCCGTATCACGAGTCGAAATGGGCGGCCGAAGAGCTCATTCGCGCCTCTGGACTCGACTACACGATCCTCAAGGCCGGCATGATCTACGGTCGCGGTGACCACCTCGTCGACCATCTGAGCCGCACGGTGCAGACGATTCCGGTCTTCGCGACCGTCGGCTTCCGCGAGAAGCCGATCCGCCCGATCCCGATCGAAGACCTCGTCGACGTGCTCGAGGCTGCGGTGAACGGACGGATGCCGCGAGAGACCGTCGCCGTCGTCGGCGCCGAGCAGCTGCTGCTCAGCAAGGCAGTGCGCCGAGTCGCCGCCGTGCTCGGCCGTCGCGTCGTCGTCGTTCCGGCGCCCGTCTGGGCACTGTACGCGCTCGCGCAGCTCACCGAGTTGACGATGACCGTGCCGCTCGTCGCGAAAGCACAGGTGCGGATGCTCGCCGAGGGCGTCGTCGATGCGGCGCCGCCCGCGGCATCCGTTCCCGATGATCTGATGCCCCGCCGACGGTTCACCGCCGAGCGGATCCGCAGCGCCCTGCCCGAGCCGGGCGGATTCGGGCTTCGCGACCTGCGGCTGTTCGCCGACCGGTGA
- a CDS encoding glycosyltransferase family 39 protein, giving the protein MIGAASALVAITGTWIPSFWGDETASIMSARRDWTSLWALLGTVDAVHGLYYAALHVWIDVVGTSPLAVRLLSGVAVGAASAGLYLLVRRRATRETAVIAAIVFAVLPRVTFLATEARSLALATAAAVWLTLLMLRLLDARMHRGWWWVYALGLALGTYLFLYLALLIPVHAVVVALEQSREGRLRGIRLRPFLLAWASAALLAAPIAVIAVLQRDQIAFSRPWRAVTVEGVLVEQWFMLEMVAFVALAFIVVSVVATVTAGRREPEWIANRQLLLLGAAWMVVPTAALTLAAAVASLGYTPRYLAICAPGAAILIAIAVSALPRRWMQVTSVAVIAALAIPAYLDQRSPYWKNDGTDWQTVAEVVSELAEPGDGIVFDESVRPSRRPRLAMHAYPSGFEGLVDLGLVRPYDETAQLWDVTAPLAEVSERLDGVDRVVVVSRSANGVDDDTATLRREGFEEVERLELVSDVVTVYERTTQRVEADRAIFLARHP; this is encoded by the coding sequence GTGATCGGCGCCGCATCCGCCCTCGTCGCCATCACGGGCACGTGGATCCCGTCATTCTGGGGCGACGAAACCGCGAGCATCATGTCGGCACGTCGGGACTGGACGTCGCTCTGGGCGCTGCTCGGCACGGTCGACGCCGTGCACGGGCTCTACTATGCAGCGCTGCACGTGTGGATCGACGTCGTCGGCACCTCGCCGTTGGCCGTGCGGCTGCTATCGGGCGTTGCCGTGGGAGCGGCATCCGCTGGGCTTTACCTGCTCGTGCGCAGGCGCGCGACACGCGAAACGGCGGTCATCGCCGCGATCGTCTTCGCCGTGCTGCCGCGGGTCACCTTCCTCGCGACCGAGGCCAGATCGCTGGCGCTCGCGACCGCCGCAGCCGTTTGGCTCACCCTCCTCATGCTGCGATTGCTCGATGCACGGATGCACCGGGGCTGGTGGTGGGTGTACGCGCTCGGGCTCGCGCTCGGCACCTACCTCTTCCTGTACCTCGCGTTGCTCATCCCGGTGCATGCCGTCGTCGTCGCCCTCGAGCAGAGTCGGGAGGGGCGACTGCGCGGCATCCGCCTTCGTCCCTTCCTGCTCGCCTGGGCGAGCGCCGCGCTCCTCGCGGCGCCGATCGCCGTCATCGCCGTGCTGCAGCGGGACCAGATCGCGTTCAGCAGGCCGTGGCGCGCCGTCACGGTGGAGGGGGTGCTCGTCGAGCAGTGGTTCATGCTCGAGATGGTCGCGTTCGTCGCCCTGGCGTTCATCGTCGTATCGGTCGTCGCCACCGTCACCGCCGGGCGTCGCGAGCCGGAATGGATCGCGAACCGTCAGCTGCTCCTCCTCGGCGCCGCGTGGATGGTCGTGCCGACGGCCGCACTGACCCTCGCTGCTGCAGTCGCCTCGCTCGGATACACCCCCCGGTACCTGGCGATCTGCGCGCCCGGCGCGGCGATCCTGATCGCGATCGCGGTCTCCGCGCTCCCGCGCCGATGGATGCAGGTCACGTCGGTCGCCGTCATCGCGGCCCTCGCGATCCCCGCCTATCTGGATCAGCGCAGCCCCTATTGGAAGAACGACGGTACCGACTGGCAGACGGTCGCCGAGGTCGTCAGCGAACTCGCCGAGCCGGGCGACGGGATCGTCTTCGACGAGAGCGTTCGCCCGTCGCGCCGGCCACGCCTCGCGATGCACGCCTACCCGAGTGGGTTCGAGGGTCTCGTCGACCTCGGTCTCGTGCGCCCCTACGACGAGACCGCCCAGCTGTGGGATGTCACGGCGCCCCTCGCCGAGGTCAGCGAGCGGCTCGACGGGGTCGATCGGGTCGTGGTCGTGTCGCGAAGCGCCAACGGCGTCGACGACGACACCGCGACGCTTCGGCGAGAGGGCTTTGAAGAGGTCGAGCGGCTGGAACTGGTGTCCGACGTGGTGACGGTGTACGAGCGCACGACGCAGCGGGTTGAGGCCGATCGCGCCATCTTCTTAGCGCGTCACCCGTAG
- a CDS encoding carbohydrate ABC transporter permease yields the protein MTLIDERPTTETRAISTRTRVSRWWTAPMSTNGPTFQADRLKIGLFLVPMLVVFVVLFLVPLVQSIWWSFTDFNGYSTDAAFVGLRNYENVFTDPSMLAGLGFTLFFTLATTVLITTLAIPLAVTLDRAFIGRNFVRAIYFFPAIPSVAILGLVWGFILNPLGSGALNSLLQSVVGIGPVPWLSNSTLAQLSVIAVGVWTSTGWHAILYLAYLQSIPDDYYEVARIDGASAFQRFRYITLPLLMPAMTVSWLLLMTGGLKVYDLPITLTRGGPGFSTFTITQTIIQNGVSQAKYGQASALAVIFMLAVGAIVATQLIASRRLEGRLS from the coding sequence GTGACCCTCATCGACGAGCGTCCGACGACGGAGACCCGTGCCATCTCGACGCGCACCCGCGTCTCGAGGTGGTGGACGGCCCCGATGTCGACGAACGGCCCCACGTTCCAAGCGGATCGCCTCAAGATCGGCCTCTTCCTGGTGCCGATGCTCGTCGTCTTCGTCGTGCTGTTCCTGGTCCCCCTCGTGCAGTCGATCTGGTGGAGCTTCACGGACTTCAACGGCTACAGCACCGATGCGGCGTTCGTGGGACTGCGCAACTACGAGAACGTCTTCACCGACCCGTCGATGCTCGCGGGCCTCGGGTTCACGCTGTTCTTCACCCTGGCGACGACGGTGCTCATCACCACCCTCGCCATCCCGCTCGCGGTCACCCTCGACCGCGCGTTCATCGGGCGCAACTTCGTGCGCGCGATCTACTTCTTCCCCGCGATCCCGTCGGTCGCCATCCTGGGGCTCGTGTGGGGATTCATCCTCAACCCCCTGGGCTCCGGAGCGCTCAACTCGCTGCTCCAGTCGGTCGTCGGCATCGGGCCGGTGCCGTGGCTCTCGAACAGCACCCTGGCCCAGCTCAGCGTGATCGCCGTCGGTGTGTGGACGAGCACCGGATGGCACGCCATCCTCTACCTCGCCTATCTCCAGTCGATCCCCGACGACTACTACGAGGTCGCACGAATCGACGGGGCATCCGCGTTCCAGCGATTCCGCTACATCACCCTGCCGCTGCTGATGCCGGCGATGACCGTGAGCTGGCTGCTGCTCATGACGGGAGGCCTGAAGGTGTACGACCTGCCGATCACGCTGACCAGGGGCGGGCCGGGATTCTCGACCTTCACGATCACGCAGACGATCATCCAGAACGGCGTCTCCCAGGCGAAGTACGGCCAGGCCTCCGCCCTCGCCGTCATCTTCATGCTCGCGGTCGGCGCGATCGTCGCGACGCAGCTCATCGCCTCGCGCCGACTCGAAGGGCGGCTCTCATGA
- a CDS encoding LacI family DNA-binding transcriptional regulator — MVTMQDVAKAAGVSTMTVSNVLNHYPHVRGETRDRVLRAIDDLGYRVNVAARNLRAGRTNTIGFAVPEVDRPYFGQLASRIIARASAAGYRVVIEQTGADRETELSAIVSSRNRIYDALILSAVGLGTADRELLRVDFPMVILGETVFEGPVDHIALPNVEGTFAATRHLIARGSRHIAIVEGDDLLPLNVSSLRHGGYLRALRESGVEFDPALSIGIPGLTMSGGRNAAERLVDSGTPFDGVVCITDTVALGVMRGLADRGVRVPDDVRVIGFDAIDEGEYSIPRLSTVDPDHDEVAALAVDLVLRRIAGDTEWQPREFVSSFRVVARESTA, encoded by the coding sequence ATGGTCACGATGCAGGATGTCGCGAAAGCCGCGGGCGTCTCGACGATGACCGTGTCGAACGTGCTGAACCACTATCCGCACGTGCGCGGCGAGACACGCGACCGTGTGCTCCGCGCGATCGACGACCTCGGGTACCGCGTGAACGTCGCGGCCCGCAACCTGCGAGCCGGGCGAACGAACACGATCGGGTTCGCGGTGCCCGAGGTCGACCGGCCGTACTTCGGCCAGCTCGCCTCCCGCATCATCGCGAGGGCTTCGGCGGCGGGATACCGCGTGGTCATCGAGCAGACGGGCGCCGATCGCGAGACCGAGCTCAGCGCGATCGTGTCGTCGCGCAACCGGATATACGACGCGCTCATCCTCTCGGCGGTCGGGCTCGGCACCGCCGACCGGGAACTGCTGCGTGTGGACTTCCCGATGGTGATCCTCGGAGAGACGGTGTTCGAGGGTCCGGTCGACCACATCGCCCTTCCGAATGTCGAGGGCACGTTCGCGGCGACGCGGCATCTCATCGCGAGGGGCAGCCGGCACATCGCCATTGTCGAGGGCGACGATCTGCTGCCCCTGAACGTGAGCAGCCTGCGCCACGGCGGCTACCTCCGCGCCCTCCGGGAGTCAGGGGTCGAGTTCGATCCGGCGCTCTCCATCGGGATCCCCGGGCTCACCATGTCCGGCGGCAGGAACGCGGCCGAGCGACTCGTCGATTCCGGCACCCCGTTCGACGGCGTCGTCTGCATCACCGACACGGTGGCGCTCGGCGTCATGCGCGGGCTCGCCGACCGCGGGGTGCGGGTGCCTGACGACGTGCGCGTGATCGGCTTCGACGCGATCGACGAGGGCGAGTACAGCATCCCCCGGCTCTCGACCGTCGATCCCGACCACGACGAGGTCGCCGCCCTCGCGGTCGACCTCGTGTTACGGCGCATCGCCGGCGACACCGAGTGGCAGCCGCGCGAGTTCGTGAGCTCATTCCGCGTCGTCGCGCGAGAATCCACGGCCTGA
- a CDS encoding ABC transporter substrate-binding protein: MSAATFAGCTAGEADDRTVLTFFSWSNEETMEPVIAAFEKENPDIRIEFSNAPPVAEYISTLQNRLGSNTAADVFVIAAENKTNLIEGGFVTDLTDEPFMEVASEFNTATYAGPDGAAYGLSLSSWASGIVYNVDLLAEHGITEFPTTWDGFVETLTTLKEAGVVPFLESWQGFPTSLGSSVGLANFEAGGTVDAEIFAGESTFEELWTEPLTPWQQLFEDGLMSPDVVGLKGEQVRDEFVAGRVAMMTAGPWDIGPIREANPDLKFTFAGVPQKGGEPFFTGAASPGYAINSKAKEPEAAKTFLEFLASEDGVRIFQEKTNDMTTTSNYTPVIDESLEVPFQALLDGKFYLPMISWPKYQDALYTDLVAQIQLMAQGQATPTDVGAALDARLAQESGE; the protein is encoded by the coding sequence ATGTCCGCAGCCACCTTCGCCGGATGCACGGCAGGCGAGGCCGACGACCGTACCGTGCTCACGTTCTTCTCGTGGTCGAACGAGGAGACGATGGAGCCGGTCATCGCCGCCTTCGAGAAGGAGAATCCCGACATCCGCATCGAGTTCTCGAACGCTCCCCCGGTGGCCGAGTACATCTCGACGCTGCAGAACCGCCTCGGTTCGAACACGGCGGCCGATGTCTTCGTCATCGCCGCCGAGAACAAGACGAACCTCATCGAGGGCGGCTTCGTCACCGACCTCACCGACGAGCCGTTCATGGAGGTCGCATCGGAGTTCAACACCGCCACCTACGCGGGTCCCGACGGTGCGGCGTACGGCCTCTCCCTCTCGTCGTGGGCGTCGGGCATCGTCTACAACGTCGACCTGCTCGCCGAGCACGGCATCACGGAGTTCCCCACGACGTGGGACGGATTCGTCGAGACCCTCACGACGCTGAAGGAGGCCGGTGTCGTTCCGTTCCTCGAGTCGTGGCAGGGCTTCCCGACGTCGCTCGGCTCGAGCGTCGGGCTCGCCAACTTCGAGGCAGGCGGCACGGTCGACGCCGAGATCTTCGCCGGCGAGTCGACGTTCGAAGAGCTCTGGACGGAGCCGCTCACACCGTGGCAGCAGCTCTTCGAAGACGGACTCATGTCGCCGGACGTCGTCGGGCTCAAGGGCGAGCAGGTGCGTGACGAGTTCGTCGCGGGCCGCGTCGCGATGATGACCGCCGGACCGTGGGACATCGGGCCGATCCGCGAGGCGAACCCTGATCTCAAATTCACCTTCGCGGGCGTGCCGCAGAAGGGGGGCGAGCCGTTCTTCACGGGTGCCGCCTCGCCCGGCTACGCGATCAACTCGAAGGCGAAGGAGCCCGAGGCGGCCAAGACGTTCCTCGAGTTCCTCGCGAGTGAGGACGGCGTGCGGATCTTCCAGGAGAAGACGAATGACATGACGACGACCTCGAATTACACCCCGGTGATCGACGAGTCGCTCGAAGTGCCGTTCCAGGCGCTGCTCGATGGCAAGTTCTACCTGCCGATGATCTCGTGGCCCAAGTATCAGGACGCCCTCTACACCGACCTCGTTGCGCAGATCCAGCTCATGGCGCAAGGCCAGGCGACGCCCACCGACGTCGGCGCCGCCCTCGATGCGCGGCTCGCCCAGGAGTCCGGCGAGTAA
- a CDS encoding carbohydrate ABC transporter permease, with the protein MSAARILTRPGAIATSLIMIPLAAVVGLPFYYVVVNTFKTQAETTMAPLALPTTLNLDNYLTVFSEIPVVQSFLNTVYVTAAAILLMLLIGSMAAFSVILRASRLVTVLLVIAFLVPGQVTLIPLYRMLSQAQLVDTLEGLIILYSGGSVFCYFLIVGYMRTLPGEVIEAARIDGAGPWQIYWRIALPLIRPILITVGVFQTMWVWNDFLTPVVFISSTEKQTLVLQTYKAVGEFTTDWPMFLTLSVVVLIPMVVFFIFMQRYIVRGLVAGSVKG; encoded by the coding sequence ATGAGTGCAGCACGAATCCTCACCCGGCCGGGCGCGATCGCGACGAGCCTCATCATGATCCCGCTCGCCGCGGTGGTCGGCCTCCCCTTCTACTACGTCGTGGTCAACACGTTCAAGACGCAAGCGGAGACCACGATGGCACCGCTGGCGCTGCCGACGACCCTGAACCTCGACAACTACCTGACGGTGTTCAGCGAGATCCCCGTGGTCCAGTCCTTCCTGAACACCGTGTACGTCACGGCGGCGGCGATCCTGCTCATGCTGCTCATCGGCTCGATGGCGGCGTTCTCCGTCATCCTGCGCGCATCGCGACTCGTGACGGTGCTGCTCGTGATCGCGTTCCTCGTTCCTGGCCAGGTGACGCTCATCCCGCTCTACCGCATGCTGAGCCAGGCGCAGCTCGTGGACACGCTCGAGGGCCTCATCATCCTCTACTCGGGTGGTTCGGTCTTCTGCTACTTCCTCATCGTCGGCTACATGCGCACGCTCCCCGGCGAGGTGATCGAGGCCGCGCGCATCGACGGGGCCGGGCCGTGGCAGATCTACTGGCGCATCGCGCTGCCGCTCATCCGCCCGATCCTCATCACCGTCGGCGTCTTCCAGACGATGTGGGTGTGGAACGACTTCCTGACCCCGGTCGTGTTCATCAGCTCGACCGAGAAGCAGACGCTCGTCTTGCAGACCTACAAGGCGGTCGGCGAGTTCACGACGGACTGGCCGATGTTCCTCACGCTCAGCGTCGTCGTGCTGATCCCCATGGTCGTCTTCTTCATCTTCATGCAGCGCTACATCGTGCGCGGCCTCGTGGCCGGCAGCGTGAAGGGGTAG
- a CDS encoding alpha-N-arabinofuranosidase, with amino-acid sequence MLATRLQHSSQIRTSGETRLGPATGSLPLGTQFRFAVFIDTVRCSTEPQRREPAVTDPLTARAIVDLDVPGPQISRHLYGHFAEHLGRCIYGGFYVGEDSPIPNEGGIRSDVVEALRRIDIPNLRWPGGCFADEYHWRDGIGPKADRPRMVNTNWGDVEENNHFGTHEFMALCELLGADAYVNGNVGSGTVQEMSEWVEYLTRAGDSPMARLRRENGRDEPWKVPFWGIGNEAWGCGGNMTAEHYAAEARRYATFCRDHGGNTLYRIAAGASDDDVKWTKTLMESLNCLGCQREPTNIFQAISFHYYTAGEWDKKGSATAFTTEQYYATMSKAQDVERVLAAHATVMDAYDPGKKVGLVLDEWGTWWDVEPGTNPGFLHQQNTMRDALVASVHFDVFHRHADRLVMANIAQTVNVLQAMLLTDEATGALVLTPTYHVFEMNRGHHDATSLAVHVVERPETRTEAGRPLDVLSASASTRDDTALISLSNLDAERPLEVVLDLRGRGVTAHTGRVLTGAQLQAHNSASNPDAVAPTELTAIETDDRGLRVTLPPHSFATVSLTLG; translated from the coding sequence ATGTTGGCGACACGCCTTCAGCATTCCAGCCAGATCCGCACGTCTGGGGAGACACGCCTTGGTCCTGCGACCGGCTCACTGCCCCTCGGCACCCAGTTCCGTTTCGCCGTATTTATCGATACAGTCAGGTGTTCAACAGAGCCTCAAAGGAGAGAACCCGCAGTGACCGACCCACTCACCGCTCGTGCCATCGTCGACCTCGACGTGCCAGGACCCCAGATCAGCCGCCATTTGTACGGGCACTTCGCGGAGCACCTCGGCCGCTGCATCTACGGCGGCTTCTACGTCGGCGAGGACTCGCCGATCCCGAACGAGGGCGGCATCCGTTCCGACGTCGTGGAGGCGCTGCGACGCATCGACATCCCGAACCTGCGGTGGCCGGGCGGATGCTTCGCCGACGAGTACCACTGGCGCGACGGCATCGGCCCGAAGGCCGACCGCCCCCGCATGGTGAACACGAACTGGGGCGACGTCGAGGAGAACAACCACTTCGGCACGCACGAGTTCATGGCGCTGTGCGAGCTGCTCGGGGCCGACGCCTACGTGAACGGCAACGTCGGCAGCGGCACCGTGCAGGAGATGAGCGAGTGGGTGGAGTACCTCACTCGCGCCGGCGACAGCCCCATGGCGCGGCTGCGGCGCGAGAACGGCCGGGACGAGCCGTGGAAGGTGCCGTTCTGGGGCATCGGCAATGAGGCGTGGGGCTGCGGCGGCAACATGACCGCCGAGCACTACGCCGCCGAGGCGCGCCGCTACGCGACCTTCTGCCGCGACCACGGAGGCAACACGCTGTACCGCATCGCCGCCGGGGCGTCCGACGACGACGTCAAGTGGACGAAGACGCTGATGGAGTCGCTGAACTGCCTCGGCTGCCAGCGGGAGCCCACGAACATCTTCCAGGCGATCTCGTTCCACTACTACACGGCCGGCGAGTGGGATAAGAAGGGCAGCGCGACGGCCTTCACGACCGAGCAGTACTACGCGACCATGAGCAAGGCGCAAGACGTCGAGCGAGTGCTCGCGGCGCATGCCACCGTCATGGACGCGTACGACCCCGGCAAGAAGGTCGGGCTCGTGCTCGACGAGTGGGGCACCTGGTGGGACGTCGAGCCGGGCACGAATCCCGGGTTCCTCCACCAGCAGAACACCATGCGCGACGCGCTGGTGGCATCCGTGCATTTCGACGTGTTCCACCGGCACGCCGACCGGCTCGTCATGGCGAACATCGCGCAGACCGTCAACGTGCTGCAGGCGATGCTGCTGACGGATGAGGCGACGGGCGCGCTCGTGCTGACCCCGACGTATCACGTCTTCGAGATGAACCGCGGGCACCACGACGCGACGTCGCTCGCGGTGCACGTCGTCGAACGGCCCGAGACCCGCACCGAGGCCGGGCGGCCGCTCGACGTGCTCTCGGCCTCGGCGAGCACGCGCGACGACACGGCGCTCATCTCGCTCAGCAACCTCGATGCGGAGCGGCCGCTCGAGGTCGTGCTCGACCTGCGGGGTCGCGGCGTCACGGCGCACACCGGGCGGGTGCTGACCGGGGCACAGCTCCAGGCGCACAACTCTGCGTCGAATCCCGACGCCGTCGCACCGACCGAGCTCACCGCGATCGAGACCGACGACCGCGGCCTGCGGGTCACGCTCCCACCGCACTCCTTCGCGACCGTCTCACTCACCCTCGGATGA